Proteins encoded within one genomic window of Ottowia sp. SB7-C50:
- a CDS encoding acyl-CoA dehydrogenase family protein, translating to MQFTHEHEQIRDTLKRYIDEHINPYVDEWEAAEIFPAHEVFKGLGKLGLLGLTKPEEFGGMGLDYSYSVLMAETLGHIHCGGVPMAIGVQTDMCTPALARYGSDELRRQFLAPAIAGDMVGCIGVSEPGAGSDVAGIKSVARKDGDDYVISGQKMWITNSLQADWMCMLVNTGEGPVHKNKSLIMVPMRDGPNGQLTKGIEIAGKIKKIGMNSSDTGLIYFDEVRVPQRYLIGQEGAGFVYQMQQFQEERLWGAASSIVAFDNAIEWTVEWAQQRKMFGATLADQQWVQFKLAEVKTEVECLRSLIYQACEKYVAGQDVLEMASMAKLKAGRLGRLVPDTCMQFWGGMGYTWENKVARMYRDTRLAGIAGGADEVMLGIIAKTMGVAKRPEK from the coding sequence ATGCAATTCACCCACGAACACGAACAAATCCGCGACACGCTCAAGCGCTACATCGACGAGCACATCAACCCCTACGTCGATGAGTGGGAAGCGGCCGAAATCTTTCCGGCGCACGAAGTGTTCAAAGGGCTGGGCAAGCTCGGCCTGCTGGGCCTGACCAAGCCGGAAGAATTCGGCGGCATGGGGCTGGACTATTCGTACAGCGTGCTGATGGCCGAGACGCTGGGCCATATTCACTGCGGCGGCGTGCCGATGGCGATTGGCGTGCAGACGGACATGTGCACGCCGGCGCTGGCGCGCTATGGCAGCGATGAATTGCGCCGGCAGTTTCTGGCGCCCGCGATTGCCGGCGACATGGTGGGCTGCATCGGCGTGAGCGAGCCCGGCGCGGGCAGTGACGTGGCTGGAATCAAGTCGGTGGCCCGCAAGGACGGCGACGACTACGTCATCAGCGGCCAGAAGATGTGGATCACCAACAGCCTGCAGGCCGACTGGATGTGCATGCTGGTCAACACAGGCGAAGGCCCGGTGCACAAGAACAAGAGCCTGATCATGGTGCCGATGCGCGACGGGCCGAACGGCCAGCTGACCAAGGGCATCGAGATAGCCGGCAAGATCAAGAAGATCGGCATGAATTCGTCCGACACGGGCCTCATCTACTTCGACGAAGTGCGCGTGCCGCAGCGCTACCTTATCGGGCAGGAAGGCGCGGGCTTCGTCTACCAGATGCAGCAGTTTCAGGAAGAGCGACTGTGGGGCGCGGCCAGTTCCATCGTGGCATTTGACAACGCCATTGAGTGGACAGTCGAGTGGGCGCAGCAGCGCAAGATGTTCGGCGCCACGCTGGCCGATCAGCAGTGGGTGCAGTTCAAGCTGGCCGAGGTCAAGACCGAGGTGGAATGCCTGCGCTCGCTGATCTACCAGGCCTGCGAGAAATACGTGGCCGGGCAAGACGTGCTGGAAATGGCCAGCATGGCCAAGCTGAAAGCCGGCCGCTTGGGCCGCCTGGTGCCCGACACCTGCATGCAGTTCTGGGGCGGCATGGGCTACACGTGGGAAAACAAGGTGGCGCGCATGTACCGCGACACGCGCCTGGCGGGCATTGCGGGCGGGGCGGACGAGGTGATGCTGGGCATCATCGCCAAGACGATGGGTGTTGCGAAGCGGCCGGAAAAATGA
- a CDS encoding acetyl/propionyl/methylcrotonyl-CoA carboxylase subunit alpha gives MKRILIANRGEIARRIIATARRMGIETVAVYSEPDAQALHVREATVAFALGGRTSAESYLRVDRLLEAARATGADAVHPGYGFLSEDPAFAQAVQDAGLAWIGPPPAAIRALGSKSAAKALAAQHGVPCLPGYAGDDQSEARFADEAARIGYPVMVKAVAGGGGRGMRLVADAAQLPAALASARSEALAGFGNGDLLIERALLHPRHVEVQVFADAHGHVIHMGERDCSVQRRHQKIIEEAPSPAVDAALRECMGACAVALARAAGYVGAGTVEFLLDGRDFFLMEMNTRLQVEHPVTEALTGLDLVEWQIRTARGEPLPLTQDQVQFNGHAIEVRLCAEDEQFHPHTGRVRHFTQPPAAAFTAAPLRFDHALTVGAEVSPYYDAMLGKLIAHADTREAAIDQLTAALRQLEVLGLPTNRAFLIECLQHPRFRAGQALISFLTTDADGLRAELHARERLLHERFGALCVLGDTASALPCPFPAPRRLRHRGDDRGVSIHALGDGQWQVRGDDGECSTLQRQALADGAAWVTTGHSARRVAAVSAPTANAPQRWHMQAEGVDWWVDDVSFEPLVQANKAQAATELRAPFNGKVLKIAVQPGQSVAAGDAALVIESMKLEHSLAPRADGVVAEVLVSEGQQVAPGQLLLRFAAPVKEAAA, from the coding sequence ATGAAAAGAATCCTGATCGCCAACCGCGGCGAGATTGCCCGCCGCATCATCGCCACCGCGCGTCGCATGGGCATCGAGACCGTGGCGGTGTATTCCGAGCCCGACGCGCAGGCGCTGCACGTGCGCGAGGCCACGGTGGCCTTTGCGCTGGGCGGCCGCACCTCGGCCGAAAGCTATCTGCGCGTGGATCGCTTGCTTGAGGCCGCGCGCGCCACCGGCGCCGACGCGGTGCACCCTGGCTATGGTTTTTTAAGCGAAGACCCCGCCTTCGCCCAGGCCGTGCAAGACGCCGGCCTCGCCTGGATCGGCCCGCCGCCCGCCGCCATCCGCGCGCTGGGCAGCAAGTCGGCTGCCAAGGCGCTGGCGGCGCAGCACGGCGTGCCTTGCCTGCCGGGTTACGCGGGCGATGACCAGAGCGAGGCGCGTTTTGCGGATGAAGCGGCGCGCATCGGCTACCCCGTGATGGTCAAAGCCGTGGCGGGCGGCGGTGGGCGCGGCATGCGGCTGGTTGCCGATGCCGCGCAGTTGCCGGCGGCGCTCGCCAGTGCGCGGTCCGAAGCGCTGGCGGGCTTTGGCAATGGCGACTTGCTGATCGAACGCGCGCTGCTGCACCCGCGCCACGTCGAGGTGCAGGTGTTTGCCGACGCGCACGGCCACGTCATCCACATGGGCGAGCGCGATTGCTCGGTCCAGCGGCGGCACCAGAAGATCATCGAAGAAGCGCCCAGCCCGGCTGTGGATGCCGCGCTGCGCGAGTGCATGGGCGCGTGCGCGGTGGCGCTGGCGCGCGCGGCGGGTTATGTGGGCGCGGGGACGGTGGAGTTTCTTCTGGACGGTCGTGATTTCTTTTTGATGGAAATGAACACGCGCCTGCAAGTCGAGCACCCTGTGACCGAGGCGCTGACGGGGCTCGATCTGGTCGAGTGGCAGATCCGCACGGCGCGGGGCGAGCCGTTGCCGCTGACGCAAGATCAGGTGCAGTTCAACGGCCACGCCATCGAAGTGCGCCTGTGCGCCGAAGACGAGCAGTTTCATCCGCACACCGGCCGCGTGCGCCACTTCACACAGCCGCCCGCTGCCGCCTTCACGGCGGCGCCGCTGCGTTTTGATCACGCACTGACCGTGGGTGCGGAAGTCTCGCCCTACTACGACGCCATGCTCGGCAAACTGATCGCACACGCCGACACGCGCGAGGCGGCCATCGACCAATTGACCGCCGCGCTGCGGCAGTTGGAAGTGCTGGGCCTGCCCACCAACCGCGCCTTTCTGATCGAATGCCTGCAACACCCGCGCTTTCGCGCAGGCCAGGCGCTGATCTCTTTCTTGACCACCGATGCCGATGGCCTGCGCGCCGAGTTGCACGCGCGCGAACGGCTTCTGCACGAGCGTTTTGGCGCACTGTGCGTGCTGGGCGACACCGCTTCGGCGCTGCCGTGCCCCTTCCCCGCGCCGCGCCGCTTGCGCCATCGTGGCGATGACCGCGGCGTGTCGATCCACGCCCTGGGCGACGGCCAATGGCAGGTGCGCGGCGACGATGGCGAATGCAGCACCTTGCAACGGCAGGCGCTGGCCGATGGCGCCGCCTGGGTCACCACCGGCCACAGCGCGCGCCGCGTGGCGGCCGTGTCAGCTCCCACCGCCAATGCGCCGCAACGCTGGCACATGCAGGCCGAGGGCGTTGATTGGTGGGTCGATGATGTGTCTTTTGAGCCGCTTGTCCAGGCAAACAAAGCGCAGGCAGCTACTGAATTAAGAGCGCCATTCAACGGCAAAGTGTTGAAGATCGCCGTGCAACCCGGTCAGTCGGTGGCGGCGGGCGATGCGGCGCTGGTCATCGAGTCGATGAAGCTGGAGCACAGCCTGGCACCGCGCGCCGATGGCGTGGTGGCCGAGGTGCTGGTCAGCGAGGGCCAGCAGGTCGCGCCTGGCCAGTTGCTGCTGCGCTTTGCGGCGCCGGTCAAGGAAGCGGCGGCATGA